One Pseudonocardia sediminis DNA window includes the following coding sequences:
- the holA gene encoding DNA polymerase III subunit delta yields MSPAARDDGPPAQLQLVVGEEELLAERAVEDIVRRCRTQDPDVELRRIRTSDIAPGELAGLLSPSLFAEARVIVLMAAHEANKDLTAAIAAYAKDPAPGIVLVAQHAGGARGKAVVDLMRKAGAETTDCARITRPEQRADFVRAEVRRHGGSITPDAVPVLVEAVGSDLRELAAAAGQLVADTGGRVDEHGVRQYYRGRAESTGFAVADATIAGDRPGALEALRWALVIGTPHVLIADALADAVRTLAKVGSAGRGDPNRLAGELGMPPWKIRKAQGQVRAWRPETLAVAVAATARVNADVKGASPDPAYALERAVLAVLDARATR; encoded by the coding sequence GTGAGCCCCGCGGCACGTGACGACGGCCCTCCCGCGCAGCTCCAGCTCGTCGTCGGCGAGGAGGAGCTGCTGGCCGAACGCGCCGTCGAGGACATCGTGCGGCGGTGCCGGACGCAGGACCCGGACGTCGAGCTGCGGCGGATCCGCACCTCCGACATCGCCCCGGGCGAGCTGGCCGGCCTGCTCAGCCCGTCGCTGTTCGCCGAGGCGCGGGTGATCGTGCTGATGGCCGCGCACGAGGCGAACAAGGACCTCACCGCGGCCATCGCCGCCTATGCGAAGGACCCCGCGCCGGGGATCGTGCTGGTCGCCCAGCACGCGGGCGGTGCGCGTGGCAAGGCCGTGGTCGACCTGATGCGCAAGGCCGGGGCGGAGACGACCGACTGCGCCCGGATCACCCGCCCCGAGCAGCGGGCGGACTTCGTGCGCGCGGAGGTGCGGAGGCACGGCGGCAGCATCACCCCGGACGCGGTCCCGGTGCTGGTCGAGGCCGTGGGGTCGGACCTGCGCGAGCTCGCCGCCGCGGCCGGTCAGCTGGTGGCCGACACCGGCGGACGGGTCGACGAGCACGGCGTGCGGCAGTACTACCGCGGGCGCGCCGAGTCGACCGGCTTCGCCGTCGCCGACGCCACGATCGCGGGGGACCGCCCGGGCGCGCTGGAGGCCCTGCGCTGGGCACTCGTGATCGGCACCCCGCACGTGCTGATCGCCGACGCCCTGGCCGACGCGGTCCGCACGCTGGCCAAGGTCGGCTCGGCCGGTCGCGGGGACCCGAACCGCCTCGCCGGGGAGCTGGGCATGCCGCCCTGGAAGATCCGCAAGGCCCAGGGCCAGGTCCGCGCCTGGCGTCCGGAGACCCTCGCGGTCGCCGTCGCCGCCACCGCGAGGGTCAACGCCGACGTGAAGGGCGCCTCCCCGGACCCCGCCTACGCCCTGGAACGCGCCGTCCTCGCCGTCCTGGACGCCCGCGCCACCCGCTGA
- the thrC gene encoding threonine synthase, protein MTLTAAHETATSYDLGPARALSCRECGHEVPLAAEFACPRCFGPLEVAYDFPNVTRASIEAGPKSIWRYKDLLPVPTTVAEHPNTEPGLTRLIQADRLAAALGVRKLWVKDDTGNPTHSFKDRVVAVALAAARELGFTVLCCPSTGNLANAVAAAAARAGWDSVVLIPSSLEQAKITTTAVYGGTLLAVDGNYDDVNRLATELAAEHEEWAFVNVNVRPYYAEGSKTLGYEVAEQLGWRLPQQIVVPVASGSQLTKVDKGFQEFGKLGLVEPTPYTVFGAQATGCSPVATAFEAGHDVIQPVKPDTIARSLAIGNPADGPYVLDSVRRTGGSVGHVTDAEVVEGIRLLAQTEGVFAETAGGVTVATAKKLIEAGKIDPDAETVLLITGDGLKTLDAVSGEVGPTATVPSTSKAVREALAHLA, encoded by the coding sequence GTGACACTCACTGCTGCCCACGAGACGGCCACCAGCTACGACCTGGGCCCCGCTCGTGCTCTCAGCTGCCGCGAATGCGGCCACGAAGTCCCCCTCGCCGCCGAGTTCGCGTGCCCGCGATGTTTCGGCCCGCTCGAGGTGGCCTACGACTTCCCGAACGTCACCCGCGCCTCCATCGAGGCCGGCCCGAAGTCGATCTGGCGCTACAAGGACCTGCTGCCGGTGCCCACCACGGTCGCCGAGCACCCGAACACCGAGCCCGGCCTGACCCGACTGATCCAGGCCGACCGGCTCGCCGCCGCGCTGGGCGTGCGCAAGCTCTGGGTCAAGGACGACACCGGCAACCCGACGCACTCGTTCAAGGACCGCGTCGTCGCCGTCGCCCTGGCCGCTGCCCGTGAGCTGGGCTTCACGGTCCTGTGCTGCCCCTCGACCGGGAACCTGGCCAACGCCGTCGCCGCCGCCGCGGCCCGCGCCGGGTGGGATTCGGTCGTGCTGATCCCGTCCTCGCTGGAGCAGGCCAAGATCACGACGACCGCCGTGTACGGCGGCACGCTGCTCGCCGTCGACGGCAACTACGACGACGTCAACCGCCTCGCCACCGAGCTCGCGGCCGAGCACGAGGAGTGGGCGTTCGTCAACGTCAACGTCCGCCCCTACTACGCCGAGGGCTCCAAGACGCTGGGCTACGAGGTCGCCGAGCAGCTCGGCTGGCGCCTGCCGCAGCAGATCGTGGTGCCGGTGGCGTCCGGGTCGCAGCTGACCAAGGTCGACAAGGGCTTCCAGGAGTTCGGCAAGCTCGGGCTCGTCGAGCCGACCCCCTACACCGTGTTCGGTGCACAGGCCACGGGCTGCTCGCCGGTCGCGACCGCGTTCGAGGCCGGTCACGACGTGATCCAGCCGGTCAAGCCGGACACGATCGCCCGCTCGCTGGCCATCGGCAACCCGGCCGACGGCCCGTACGTGCTGGACTCGGTGCGCCGCACCGGGGGTTCGGTCGGGCACGTGACCGACGCCGAGGTGGTCGAGGGCATCCGCCTGCTCGCGCAGACCGAGGGCGTGTTCGCCGAGACCGCGGGCGGGGTCACCGTCGCGACCGCGAAGAAGCTGATCGAGGCCGGGAAGATCGACCCCGACGCCGAGACCGTCCTGCTGATCACCGGTGACGGACTCAAGACGCTCGACGCCGTGTCCGGCGAGGTCGGCCCGACCGCGACCGTGCCGTCGACCAGCAAGGCCGTCCGCGAGGCCCTGGCCCACCTGGCCTGA
- a CDS encoding DNA internalization-related competence protein ComEC/Rec2, with protein MSSGRRGPDAVLDDTEAAPGARPDLRLVPAALATWAAQLAGLLGGPAGGIAAALLSAVAVLVGLIRSRLTGRPTPSRYGLLAAGGCAFAAAVLITVHATGLQANPVRAAAERGAAAEVRVVLTDDPRPLRQAGFGAEPGASRVLVPAELVSATAGDGRWSLSGDVLLLTPAEGWDRLLPGQEVSAQGLLAPAQRSDLTVAVLRVRGSPEAVAPAPWWQTAAGTLRDGLRDAAARALPTAPAGLLPGLAVGDVRNQTPEVEQDFRTAGLTHLTAVSGSNLAIVAGAVLLLLRLFRADPRIAAVLAALAIVGFVILARPSPSVLRAAVMGGVVLLALALGRARSAVPALSAAVLVLLLVDPALALDAGFGLSVLATGALVLLAPVWAARLRGRGVPPGAAEALVVPAAAALATAPLIAGLSGQVSLVSVVANLLVVPAVAPATVLGVLGAVVSPLSPDAAQACAWLAGPAVRWLVFVADHAAAVPGGALPWPDGLGGALLLTGVLLVLLALGRRPRIRALLLAVLLGLLLVLVPTRVVPPGWPPAGWSAVACDVGQGDALVLATGTPGWVVMVDTGPQDGATDACLDRLGVQGIALLVLSHLHADHIGGINGALRDRPTSAVAVGPVREPRWGLQKVAAAAATAGAPLVGLAAGRSLTWPALRIDVLGPLHPSEYVDPDDGTAVNDGSLVLRAQTPAGSVLLTGDVELESQGDLLNAGVPLQADVLKMPHHGSRYSSVPFLNAVRPRAALVSVGAGNTYRHPNPGMMDALTGAGVVVARTDQSGDVAVTAAEDSDGDGRPEMALVARGDPQPAPRRSGGR; from the coding sequence ATGAGCAGCGGGCGCCGCGGTCCCGATGCCGTCCTGGACGACACGGAGGCCGCCCCCGGGGCCCGGCCGGACCTGCGCCTCGTCCCGGCTGCGCTGGCGACGTGGGCCGCGCAGCTGGCCGGACTGCTCGGCGGACCGGCCGGAGGCATCGCCGCGGCCCTGCTCTCCGCGGTCGCCGTGCTGGTGGGACTGATCCGTTCCCGCCTCACCGGCCGTCCCACCCCGTCGAGGTACGGGCTCCTGGCCGCGGGCGGTTGCGCGTTCGCCGCCGCCGTCCTGATCACCGTGCACGCGACCGGGTTGCAGGCGAACCCGGTCCGCGCCGCGGCCGAACGCGGGGCTGCCGCCGAGGTCCGGGTCGTACTGACCGACGACCCGCGCCCGCTGCGCCAGGCCGGGTTCGGGGCCGAGCCCGGTGCGTCCCGGGTACTGGTGCCGGCCGAGCTGGTCTCGGCGACCGCGGGGGATGGGCGGTGGTCGCTCTCCGGTGACGTCCTGCTGCTCACCCCGGCCGAGGGATGGGACCGTCTCCTGCCCGGGCAGGAGGTCTCCGCGCAGGGGCTGCTCGCGCCGGCCCAGCGGTCCGACCTGACGGTGGCGGTCCTGCGGGTGCGCGGCTCCCCGGAGGCGGTCGCCCCGGCGCCGTGGTGGCAGACCGCCGCCGGGACGCTGCGCGACGGCCTGCGCGACGCGGCCGCGCGGGCACTGCCGACGGCCCCGGCCGGCCTGCTCCCGGGCCTCGCGGTGGGCGACGTCCGCAACCAGACCCCGGAGGTCGAGCAGGACTTCCGGACCGCAGGGCTGACCCACCTGACCGCCGTGTCCGGGTCGAATCTCGCGATCGTCGCCGGGGCGGTGCTGCTCCTGCTGCGGCTGTTCCGGGCCGACCCACGGATCGCCGCCGTCCTGGCGGCGCTGGCGATCGTCGGGTTCGTGATCCTGGCGCGGCCGTCACCGTCGGTGCTCCGAGCCGCCGTCATGGGCGGGGTGGTGCTGCTGGCGCTGGCTCTCGGCCGGGCCCGTTCCGCCGTGCCGGCGCTGTCGGCGGCCGTGCTGGTGCTGCTGCTCGTCGACCCCGCGCTCGCCCTCGACGCCGGGTTCGGGCTCTCCGTGCTGGCCACCGGTGCGCTGGTGCTGCTCGCACCGGTCTGGGCGGCGCGGCTGCGCGGACGGGGTGTACCGCCGGGTGCGGCGGAGGCGTTGGTCGTCCCGGCCGCGGCGGCGCTGGCGACGGCGCCGTTGATCGCCGGCCTGAGCGGGCAGGTCAGTCTCGTCTCGGTCGTGGCGAACCTGCTGGTCGTCCCGGCCGTCGCCCCGGCGACGGTGCTCGGCGTGCTGGGTGCGGTCGTCTCGCCGCTCAGCCCGGACGCGGCGCAGGCGTGCGCGTGGCTGGCCGGGCCCGCCGTGCGGTGGCTGGTGTTCGTCGCCGACCACGCGGCCGCCGTCCCGGGTGGCGCGCTGCCGTGGCCGGACGGGCTCGGTGGTGCGCTGCTGCTCACCGGGGTGCTGCTGGTCCTGCTCGCGCTGGGCCGGCGACCGCGGATCCGCGCGTTGCTGCTGGCGGTCCTGCTCGGCCTGCTGCTGGTGCTGGTCCCGACCCGGGTGGTCCCACCGGGGTGGCCACCGGCCGGGTGGAGCGCGGTCGCGTGCGACGTCGGTCAGGGCGACGCGCTGGTGCTCGCCACCGGGACGCCGGGCTGGGTCGTGATGGTCGACACCGGGCCGCAGGACGGTGCCACCGACGCTTGCCTGGACCGCCTCGGCGTGCAGGGGATCGCGCTGCTCGTGCTCAGCCACCTGCACGCCGACCACATCGGCGGCATCAACGGCGCCCTGCGCGACCGTCCGACCTCCGCCGTCGCCGTCGGGCCGGTCCGCGAGCCCCGCTGGGGCCTGCAGAAGGTGGCTGCAGCGGCGGCCACCGCCGGTGCGCCGCTGGTCGGGCTCGCGGCCGGGCGGTCACTGACCTGGCCGGCGCTGCGGATCGACGTACTCGGCCCGCTGCACCCCTCGGAGTACGTCGACCCCGACGACGGCACCGCGGTCAACGACGGCTCGCTGGTGCTGCGCGCGCAGACCCCGGCCGGGAGCGTGCTGCTCACCGGCGACGTGGAGCTGGAGTCGCAGGGCGACCTGCTGAACGCCGGCGTCCCGCTGCAGGCCGACGTTCTCAAGATGCCGCACCACGGCAGCCGCTACAGCTCCGTGCCGTTCCTCAACGCCGTGCGCCCGCGCGCTGCGCTGGTCAGCGTCGGTGCCGGCAACACCTACCGGCATCCGAACCCCGGGATGATGGACGCCCTGACCGGCGCCGGGGTCGTCGTCGCCCGCACCGACCAGTCCGGCGACGTCGCCGTCACCGCCGCGGAGGACTCCGACGGCGACGGCCGCCCGGAGATGGCCCTCGTCGCCCGCGGCGACCCGCAGCCCGCTCCCCGCCGGTCCGGTGGCAGATGA
- a CDS encoding ComEA family DNA-binding protein — MPDEPPPRDAFTDGGTGWDVDDEDDRGPAGSDESDRAGRAGPAVSGRVRRTLQRWLPASLADSLVDPGRPGAIALVLVVVAAAVLAGFGVWSSRPQAQPIGDLPAVSVGPGSPASGAAPTPAPAAQAGPLVVSVVGKVAKPGLVRVPDGSRVADAVDAAGGALPGVDLSVLNLARRLGDGEQVAIGVKPAPDAQSGGGAPGGAAGGDAAPGAASGGGASGGGSSSGGASGGAAAGGAAASGAAGPKIDLNQATAEQLDALPGVGPVTAKKILDWRTQNGRFSRVEQLREVDGIGERKFAQLREAVTV, encoded by the coding sequence GTGCCGGACGAACCCCCGCCGCGGGACGCGTTCACGGACGGCGGGACCGGTTGGGACGTCGACGACGAGGACGACCGTGGCCCGGCCGGCTCCGACGAGTCCGATCGGGCGGGCAGGGCCGGTCCGGCGGTCAGCGGTCGGGTGCGCCGGACGTTGCAGCGCTGGCTGCCCGCCTCCCTCGCGGACTCCCTGGTCGACCCGGGACGTCCGGGTGCGATCGCACTGGTCCTGGTCGTCGTGGCGGCCGCGGTGCTGGCCGGGTTCGGGGTGTGGTCGAGCCGTCCGCAGGCGCAGCCGATCGGGGACCTGCCCGCCGTCTCCGTCGGGCCCGGCTCGCCCGCATCGGGAGCGGCTCCCACGCCGGCGCCGGCGGCGCAGGCGGGACCGCTCGTGGTCAGCGTCGTCGGGAAGGTGGCGAAACCGGGGCTGGTGCGGGTGCCCGACGGATCGCGCGTCGCGGACGCGGTGGACGCGGCCGGTGGCGCACTGCCCGGCGTGGACCTGTCGGTGCTCAACCTCGCGCGTCGACTCGGTGACGGGGAGCAGGTCGCGATCGGGGTGAAGCCTGCTCCCGACGCGCAGTCCGGCGGTGGTGCTCCGGGAGGTGCCGCCGGCGGGGACGCCGCTCCCGGCGCAGCCTCGGGTGGCGGGGCCTCCGGTGGCGGGTCGTCGAGCGGCGGGGCGTCGGGCGGGGCGGCTGCGGGCGGGGCGGCTGCGAGTGGGGCGGCCGGGCCGAAGATCGACCTGAACCAGGCCACCGCCGAGCAGCTCGACGCACTGCCCGGCGTCGGTCCGGTGACGGCCAAGAAGATCCTCGACTGGCGCACGCAGAACGGGCGGTTCAGCCGCGTCGAGCAGCTGCGCGAGGTCGACGGCATCGGAGAACGCAAGTTCGCGCAGCTCCGCGAGGCGGTGACCGTATGA
- a CDS encoding DUF4190 domain-containing protein has translation MTQHYPPQQWGYPQQPAPRQMNNGLGTASLVLGLLGAIFALLPIIGVIAWPMVIIGLVLGLIGVTRAQKGEADNKGVAIAGVVLSAVGLMLCFAWVALFSSAADSASRSQASAPTYSAAAPTYTAPAVEKPAAAAIDVNNLTEGSYLVGKDIPAGRYKTSGAQGTNIIDACTWSRNKDDSGEFDSIIANGIINKGQGSVTAKDGEFLDLSGDCVWTRQ, from the coding sequence ATGACTCAGCACTACCCTCCGCAACAGTGGGGGTACCCGCAGCAGCCGGCTCCCCGTCAGATGAACAACGGTCTCGGAACCGCGTCGCTGGTACTGGGGCTCCTCGGGGCGATCTTTGCGCTGCTACCGATCATTGGTGTGATCGCGTGGCCGATGGTGATCATCGGCCTTGTGCTCGGTCTCATCGGGGTTACTCGGGCACAGAAGGGGGAGGCCGACAATAAGGGGGTGGCGATCGCCGGGGTGGTGCTCTCGGCGGTCGGGCTCATGTTGTGCTTCGCGTGGGTCGCGCTGTTCTCGTCGGCGGCCGACAGCGCCAGCCGATCACAGGCGTCCGCTCCGACCTACTCCGCAGCGGCGCCGACGTATACGGCTCCGGCCGTCGAGAAGCCGGCCGCGGCTGCCATCGATGTCAACAACCTCACCGAGGGTTCCTATCTCGTCGGCAAAGACATACCGGCCGGCCGGTACAAGACGAGTGGTGCTCAGGGGACCAACATCATCGACGCGTGCACCTGGTCACGGAACAAGGACGACTCCGGCGAATTCGACTCGATCATTGCGAACGGAATCATCAACAAGGGCCAGGGCTCGGTCACAGCGAAAGATGGGGAGTTCCTGGATCTGTCCGGAGACTGCGTCTGGACCAGGCAGTAG
- a CDS encoding DegV family protein, which translates to MLPSTTSPDTDTPVAVVTDSTSDLPPGVAGNRGIHTVPLEVRVGDRIGRDGIDVGPAELVAALADRNLEVQTSRPSPAAFAHTYRELLDGGAREIVSVHLSRELSGTWDAAVLAAEEVDPARVRVVDSRAVAMGLGYAVLAACDAARAGLPGAAVEDAAAGVAARCRVLFSVENLERLRRGGRIGAAAALFGTALSVKPLLHLTEGRITALEKVRTTGRAVQRLVDLAVEAAGEGAQLAVHHLGAPERAEDLADRLRERLPGAARLLVSEVGAVIGAHAGPGMLGVVVVPREANDPGTA; encoded by the coding sequence GTGCTCCCCTCCACCACCTCGCCGGACACCGATACGCCGGTGGCGGTGGTGACCGACTCGACCTCCGACCTGCCGCCCGGCGTCGCCGGGAACCGGGGGATCCACACCGTCCCGCTCGAGGTGCGCGTCGGCGACCGGATCGGCCGCGACGGGATCGACGTCGGCCCGGCCGAGCTCGTCGCGGCCCTGGCCGACCGCAACCTCGAGGTCCAGACGTCGCGGCCCAGCCCGGCCGCGTTCGCCCACACCTACCGCGAGCTGCTCGACGGCGGCGCCCGGGAGATCGTCTCGGTGCACCTGTCCCGCGAGCTGTCGGGTACCTGGGACGCCGCCGTCCTGGCCGCGGAGGAGGTCGACCCGGCGCGGGTGCGGGTCGTCGACTCGCGCGCGGTCGCGATGGGCCTGGGCTACGCCGTGCTCGCCGCCTGCGACGCCGCGCGCGCCGGGCTGCCCGGGGCGGCCGTCGAGGACGCCGCGGCCGGGGTCGCCGCGCGGTGCCGGGTGCTGTTCAGCGTGGAGAACCTGGAACGTCTGCGCCGAGGTGGCCGGATCGGGGCGGCCGCGGCTCTGTTCGGGACGGCGCTCTCGGTCAAGCCGCTGCTGCACCTGACCGAGGGCCGGATCACCGCACTGGAGAAGGTCCGCACGACCGGACGCGCCGTGCAGCGTCTGGTGGACCTGGCCGTCGAGGCGGCGGGGGAGGGAGCCCAGCTCGCGGTGCACCACCTCGGCGCCCCGGAGCGGGCCGAGGACCTCGCCGACCGCCTGCGCGAACGCCTTCCCGGAGCGGCCCGCCTGCTGGTCAGCGAGGTGGGCGCGGTGATCGGCGCGCACGCCGGGCCGGGGATGCTCGGCGTGGTCGTGGTGCCGCGGGAGGCGAACGATCCTGGCACCGCGTGA
- a CDS encoding xylulokinase — MTLLGIDLGTTSVKAAVYRDDGTRVAGAARGHTTRRPAPGWAEQDPSDWWGGLCGVVAELDAAGALGGLDGIGVCSQVNTHVVTDAGGAALHPAITWQDRRCADVAAGLTARLDDATRAAVRGGLGTVDPTHPAARAAWLAAHAPGVWERSRWVLAPKDQLLLRLTGVAVADPISSIGLVDAGGTYPAWLDAVVPGLTGRLAPLGDPAALVGETTGAGGLPPGVPVAHGTMDAWSSLLGGGIAAPGDAIDVAGTSEVLAMAAGPGGGAPGIVTFPTWRGLHVHAGPTQAGGDALAWASRMLGLDLPSALTTAAGAGPGCGGVLFLPQLSGERAPLWDPHLRAHWLGATFDTGPAELARAGMEGVAHAARHVLEVLEQAAGTTAGSLAVCGGGSASDLWCQIKADVLDRPLRRTAERDAGVLGAAVLAGLAVGGGSLADLTDRMVAVEREFTPDPSTRGVYDDAHGRYRGAQRDLAAMFVP; from the coding sequence GTGACGCTGCTGGGCATCGACCTGGGCACCACGTCGGTGAAGGCCGCCGTGTACCGCGACGACGGCACGCGCGTGGCCGGTGCCGCGCGGGGGCACACCACCCGCCGTCCGGCGCCGGGGTGGGCGGAGCAGGACCCGTCGGACTGGTGGGGCGGGCTGTGCGGCGTCGTCGCCGAGCTCGACGCCGCCGGCGCGCTCGGTGGCCTGGACGGGATCGGGGTGTGCAGCCAGGTCAACACCCACGTCGTCACCGACGCCGGCGGTGCCGCGCTGCACCCCGCGATCACCTGGCAGGACCGGCGCTGCGCGGACGTCGCCGCGGGTCTGACCGCACGTCTCGACGACGCCACGCGGGCTGCCGTCCGCGGCGGGCTGGGCACCGTCGACCCCACGCACCCCGCGGCCCGCGCGGCCTGGCTCGCGGCGCACGCGCCCGGGGTGTGGGAACGGTCGCGCTGGGTGCTGGCGCCGAAGGATCAGCTGCTGCTGCGGCTGACCGGCGTCGCGGTCGCCGACCCGATCTCCTCGATCGGGCTGGTCGACGCCGGTGGCACCTATCCGGCCTGGCTCGACGCCGTCGTGCCGGGCCTGACCGGTCGTCTCGCGCCGCTCGGGGACCCCGCCGCGCTCGTCGGGGAGACGACCGGGGCGGGCGGGCTCCCGCCGGGCGTGCCGGTCGCGCACGGGACGATGGACGCCTGGTCGAGTCTGCTCGGCGGCGGGATCGCCGCTCCCGGCGACGCGATCGACGTGGCCGGGACCTCCGAGGTGCTGGCGATGGCGGCCGGGCCCGGTGGCGGTGCGCCCGGGATCGTCACGTTCCCGACGTGGCGGGGCCTGCACGTGCACGCCGGTCCGACGCAGGCCGGTGGCGACGCCCTGGCCTGGGCGTCGCGGATGCTCGGGCTCGACCTCCCTTCCGCCCTCACCACCGCGGCCGGCGCCGGACCCGGCTGCGGCGGCGTGCTGTTCCTGCCCCAGCTCTCCGGCGAGCGCGCCCCGCTGTGGGACCCGCACCTGCGGGCGCACTGGCTCGGCGCCACGTTCGACACCGGCCCCGCCGAGCTCGCCCGGGCCGGGATGGAGGGCGTCGCGCACGCCGCGCGGCACGTCCTCGAGGTACTGGAACAGGCCGCGGGGACGACGGCCGGGTCGCTCGCCGTCTGCGGCGGCGGGTCGGCCAGCGATCTCTGGTGCCAGATCAAGGCCGACGTCCTGGACCGCCCGCTGCGCCGCACCGCCGAACGCGACGCCGGTGTCCTGGGCGCCGCGGTGCTGGCCGGGCTGGCGGTCGGCGGCGGTTCCCTCGCCGACCTGACCGACCGCATGGTCGCGGTCGAGCGGGAGTTCACCCCCGACCCGTCGACGCGGGGTGTGTACGACGACGCCCACGGGCGCTACCGCGGCGCACAACGAGACCTCGCGGCGATGTTCGTGCCGTAA
- the octT gene encoding diglucosylglycerate octanoyltransferase, producing the protein MSTEGPLLLVLGDSLAYHGPDRPEPADEPRLWPNVAAAALGGRAELVARSGWTARHAWQALADDPRIWALLPRIDALVLGTGGMDSLPSPLPTSVRELLPALRPEPLRRAVRGGYLRAQPRLSRAFAATLPGGGPATLPARLTAAYLERCRAAVHSLRPGLPVLTLLPSVHRAGAYGGVHPHRAAAERATREWATAHGVGLLDVAALVADHVLGGHGNVDGMHWGWDGHRRVGEALGAALAPMLTVSR; encoded by the coding sequence ATGAGCACCGAGGGGCCGCTCCTCCTCGTGCTGGGGGACTCGCTCGCCTACCACGGCCCGGACCGGCCCGAACCCGCCGACGAACCGCGGCTGTGGCCCAACGTCGCCGCCGCGGCCCTCGGCGGCCGCGCCGAGCTCGTCGCGCGCAGCGGGTGGACGGCCCGGCACGCCTGGCAGGCGCTCGCCGACGACCCGCGGATCTGGGCGCTGCTCCCGCGGATCGACGCGCTGGTCCTCGGCACCGGCGGGATGGACTCGCTGCCCTCCCCGTTGCCGACCTCGGTGCGTGAGCTGCTCCCCGCCCTGCGCCCCGAGCCGCTGCGACGCGCCGTGCGCGGCGGCTACCTGCGCGCACAGCCCCGGCTGTCGCGGGCGTTCGCCGCGACCCTGCCCGGCGGTGGACCGGCCACCCTGCCGGCTCGCCTGACGGCCGCCTACCTGGAACGGTGCCGCGCCGCGGTGCACTCCCTGCGGCCCGGCCTGCCGGTGCTGACGTTGCTGCCCTCGGTGCACCGGGCCGGCGCCTACGGCGGCGTCCACCCGCATCGTGCGGCCGCCGAGCGCGCGACGAGGGAGTGGGCGACGGCGCACGGTGTCGGCCTGCTCGACGTCGCCGCGCTGGTCGCCGACCATGTCCTCGGCGGGCACGGCAACGTCGACGGGATGCACTGGGGCTGGGACGGTCACCGCCGCGTCGGGGAGGCCCTGGGTGCGGCGCTGGCGCCGATGCTGACGGTCTCGCGGTGA
- a CDS encoding histidine phosphatase family protein yields MTLRRLLLLRHGQTEYNLAGRLQGHLDTKLTERGQEQAAAAAKRLGEDAFDRIISSDLSRAHETALAVAEVAGMPVTVDPRLRETHLGDWQGASVDEVETDDPGAIAAWRADPTWAPPGGESRVHVVARSMPVVDELDAEFADDPDERNVLLVAHGGLIAGLVCGLLDLPQSAWPVIGGMGNTKWAVVARRDDHPRWRLSGYNIGV; encoded by the coding sequence GTGACCCTGCGCAGGCTGCTGCTCCTGCGTCACGGACAGACCGAGTACAACCTCGCCGGACGGCTGCAGGGCCACCTCGACACCAAGCTCACCGAGCGGGGCCAGGAGCAGGCCGCGGCCGCCGCGAAGCGCCTCGGCGAGGACGCGTTCGACCGGATCATCTCCTCGGACCTGTCCCGCGCCCACGAGACGGCGCTGGCCGTCGCCGAGGTGGCCGGGATGCCGGTGACGGTCGACCCCCGCCTGCGCGAGACGCACCTGGGGGACTGGCAGGGCGCCTCCGTCGACGAGGTCGAGACCGACGACCCGGGCGCCATCGCCGCCTGGCGCGCGGACCCGACGTGGGCCCCGCCCGGCGGGGAGTCCCGCGTGCACGTGGTGGCCCGGTCGATGCCGGTCGTCGACGAGCTCGACGCCGAGTTCGCCGACGACCCGGACGAGCGCAACGTGCTGCTCGTGGCGCACGGCGGGCTGATCGCCGGGCTGGTGTGCGGGCTGCTGGACCTGCCGCAGTCGGCGTGGCCGGTGATCGGCGGGATGGGCAACACCAAGTGGGCCGTCGTCGCGCGACGCGACGACCACCCCCGCTGGCGGTTGTCCGGGTACAACATCGGGGTCTGA
- the rsfS gene encoding ribosome silencing factor, which produces MTATPEAVELAKVAVAAAADKKAVDVVVLDVSEQLVITDCFVLASAPNERQVQSIVDEIEEKLREHGAKPTRREGAREGRWVLLDFTDVVVHVQHTEERSFYGLDRLWKDCPRIDFPEAALTASADGPSHPLPEGDG; this is translated from the coding sequence GTGACGGCGACACCGGAGGCGGTCGAGCTCGCGAAGGTGGCGGTGGCCGCGGCGGCCGACAAGAAGGCCGTGGACGTCGTCGTGCTCGACGTGTCCGAGCAGCTGGTGATCACCGACTGCTTCGTGCTCGCCTCGGCGCCCAACGAGCGCCAGGTGCAGTCGATCGTCGACGAGATCGAGGAGAAGCTGCGCGAGCACGGCGCCAAGCCGACGCGGCGCGAGGGCGCCCGCGAGGGACGCTGGGTGCTGCTCGACTTCACCGACGTCGTGGTGCACGTGCAGCACACCGAGGAGCGCAGCTTCTACGGCCTGGACCGGCTGTGGAAGGACTGCCCGCGGATCGACTTCCCCGAGGCCGCGCTCACCGCGTCGGCCGACGGACCCTCGCACCCCCTGCCGGAGGGGGACGGGTGA